A single genomic interval of Rhododendron vialii isolate Sample 1 chromosome 3a, ASM3025357v1 harbors:
- the LOC131320407 gene encoding uncharacterized protein LOC131320407: MKFEDFLMRTSDSEKQRRVDLEEEVEKLQEDLDEELKLSKILQCALQGPVQSCPCLSKLLPSQVQVLLAELAMVEEEIIWLERKVDKLKLSLYHEKKQTREWQPPKVRRRHWQLKQLSFERSNQMEVSCRRVSLKPQGLEEDIKNTILRERRASFSSSMEHQHLSSMKSNEEIAETSTRTRRSRNHECSDVIKNGMEKPNELSEELMKCLIGIFFKLNQASPGSKGSAIASRHHISCINSKGFMARTSFNCKAPEFSFDNTSNIDPYGILPDFDGLIRDVGPYKNFFQITRSSLNISQISECIKAMGKLRVLMQKLCNVDPTSLTHKQKLAFWINIYNACIMHAFLQHGLPSTQEKLLALMNKAATNVGGIVLNALAIEHFILRHPSDSKKGLIDENEMLLRHAYGLGYPEPNVTFALCRGSWSSPALRVYTPDDVVNELGKAKVEYLEASVGITSKKKILVPKLLQWHMKDFADDLESLLEWIYSQLPPSGSLKRLIMECLIGETKSPLAKMVEIQPYDSEFRYLLPL; the protein is encoded by the exons ATGAAATTCGAAGACTTCTTGATGCGGACAAGTGATTCAGAGAAGCAGAGGAGAGTTGACCTTGAGGAAGAG GTAGAGAAATTGCAAGAAGATTTGGATGAAGAGCTGAAACTGAGCAAGATTTTGCAATGTGCATTGCAAGGGCCCGTGCAATCCTGTCCCTGTCTTTCCAAATTGCTTCCTTCTCAG GTTCAAGTACTTCTTGCAGAACTGGCTATGGTGGAGGAAGAGATTATATGGCTAGAGAGAAAAGTGGATAAGCTGAAACTAAGTTTGTACCACGAAAAGAAGCAAACCCGAGAATGGCAACCGCCCAAGGTGCGCAGGAGGCATTGGCAACTCAAACAACTATCCTTTGAGCGGAGCAATCAAATGGAAGTCAGTTGCAGACGGGTTTCCCTAAAACCCCAAGGTTTAGAAGAGGATATCAAGAACACAATTTTACGTGAAAGAAGAGCCTCCTTTAGTTCTTCTATGGAACATCAACACTTATCTTCCATGAAATCCAATG AGGAAATTGCTGAAACCTCAACACGTACCAGAAGAAGCCGAAACCATGAGTGTTCCGATGTAATAAAGAATGGTATGGAGAAACCAAATGAACTCTCAGAAGAGCTGATGAAGTGCTTGATAGGCATATTTTTCAAACTGAACCAGGCATCTCCGGGCAGCAAAGGATCAGCTATTGCTTCAAGGCATCATATTTCTTGCATTAACTCAAAAGGCTTCATGGCAAGGACCTCATTCAACTGTAAAGCACCAGAATTTTCATTTGACAATACATCAAATATTGATCCGTATGGGATATTACCCGATTTTGATGGCCTTATTAGAGATGTTGGCCCGTACAAGAATTTCTTCCAAATCACAAGAAGTTCACTGAACATTAGCCAAATTTCAGAGTGCATAAAAGCAATGGGAAAATTAAG GGTTTTGATGCAAAAACTCTGCAATGTGGACCCAACTTCACTGACCCACAAGCAAAAATTAGCTTTCTGGATCAACATCTACAATGCCTGCATAATGCAT GCATTTCTACAACATGGGTTGCCTTCCACACAGGAGAAGCTGCTGGCACTTATGAACAAG GCTGCAACGAATGTGGGCGGGATAGTACTGAATGCTTTGGCTATTGAGCACTTCATTCTCCGTCATCCATCTGACTCCAAAAAA GGTTTAATAGACGAGAACGAAATGCTACTCCGGCATGCCTATGGCTTGGGATATCCTGAACCAAATGTGACATTCGCTCTTTGTCGAGGCAGCTGGTCTTCACCAGCA TTAAGGGTGTACACACCAGACGACGTCGTGAATGAATTGGGAAAAGCAAAAGTGGAGTATTTGGAAGCTTCTGTGGGAATTACAAGCAAGAAAAAGATTTTGGTGCCTAAACTTCTACAGTGGCACATGAAAGATTTTGCTGATGACCTGGAGTCGCTACTGGAATGGATTTACAGCCAATTGCCACCTTCTGGTTCACTGAAAAGGTTGATAATGGAGTGCTTAATCGGAGAAACAAAATCTCCTTTAGCAAAGATGGTAGAGATTCAGCCTTATGACTCGGAATTCCGCTACTTGCTGCCCTTGTGA
- the LOC131321202 gene encoding protein INVOLVED IN DE NOVO 2-like, giving the protein MDHSSEEDTDISESEIEEYEDKSYEKLKSGTRQVKISDETFNCPYCPKNKKRDFQYKDLLQHANAVGKGSSQKRTARDKANHLALVKYLEKDLGVGGGPSQPVVAEGDALENCDHDEMFVWPWIGIVVNLQTEWKDGRYVGASGSKLRDQLTRRGFNPTRVNPLWNFRGHSGTATVEFNKDWSGFNYAMSFEKAYEADHHGKKDWIVIKDMKDRGSDLYAWVARADDYKSDGIIGENLRKIADLRTISDLMEEEARKTSKLVSKLTDLIEVKNKDLAKMQDKMSETSNSLNKLMEEKDRLHQSYNEEIKKIQSSARDHFQKIFNDHEKLKLQLESQKKELELRGQELEKREVQTENESRKLAEEIEKNAVRNSSLEMAAMEQLKADENVLKLAEDQKRQKEDLHKRIIQLERQLDAKQAIELEIEQLRGSLNVMKHMGDDGDLEVLKKVDAIHTMLREKEGDLDDLEALNQTLIVKERKSNDELQEARKELVNGLKEMSSNTEIGVKRMGELDNKPFHEAMKRKYNEADAEDRAIEVCSIWEEYLRDPEWHPFKVITINGKSQEVINEEDEKLNGLRDEYGVQVYNAVTTALKEINEYNPSGRYIISELWNYSEGRKATLQEGVNVLTKMYKRRKPFLISVFVSVSLQFSPKWWRGVAAEMNCSMTYSQKSVGEWFGCSVTLSFDSARLQLERRARSRVRPQGPTSSTHLYYPSPPSDSSKVLPCLAISLSAEMSRISGAGTSNLIQMENEILEELRRTRTLAMSLAKEVDVKNQRLWELERKYDETSATLGRMIAEKDRLHQAFADEMRKMEFIGVQNEKLKLELECQMRNMHFMRLQNEKLKDDLVNQSQELEQQAKEMEKQRAKVDLERKNLLAEKEKLKDQNGFEDDYSLNIQLDALKEELAEKVDDLHDMETLNQTLILREHMSNVELQDARKELINVLPNVLDIVTIGVKRMGEVDQKPFQDVCLQRFSGEDWEVRAVEQSSLWQEKVKDPGWQPFKKMTKDGKLQEIIDEADSKLKELRRLWGEAAYNSVVNALLELNEYNPSGRYVVKELWNFKEGRRARLKEVIDCIVQQLKSLKSLKRRR; this is encoded by the exons ATGGATCACAGTTCAGAAGAGGACACTGATATAAGTGAATCTGAAATTGAGGAGTACGAAGACAAATCTTATGAAAAACTCAAGAGTGGAACTCGTCAGGTCAAAATATCAGATGAAACCTTCAATTGTCCTTATTGTCCGAAGAACAAAAAACGAGATTTCCAATACAAGGATCTCTTACAGCATGCGAATGCGGTGGGCAAGGGTAGCTCACAGAAGCGAACTGCGAGAGATAAGGCAAATCATCTGGCATTGGTAAAGTACTTGGAGAAAGATCTAGGGGTTGGTGGTGGTCCCTCACAACCTGTTGTTGCTGAGGGTGACGCTCTAGAAAACTGTGACCATGATGAGATGTTTGTGTGGCCGTGGATTGGAATTGTGGTTAACCTCCAAACTGAATGGAAGGATGGGCGTTATGTGGGGGCAAGTGGTTCCAAGCTGAGGGACCAATTAACCAGGAGAGGCTTCAATCCAACAAGAGTTAATCCATTATGGAACTTCAGGGGTCACTCTGGAACTGCTACTGTGGAATTTAACAAAGACTGGTCTGGTTTCAACTATGCCATGTCATTTGAGAAGGCCTATGAGGCGGATCATCACGGGAAAAAGGACTGGATTGTAATTAAAGACATGAAAGATCGAGGATCTGATCTCTATGCTTGGGTTGCTCGCGCAGATGACTACAAATCTGATGGGATTATTGGGGAAAATCTTCGCAAGATTGCAGACCTTAGAACAATTTCTGATCTCATGGAGGAAGAAGCCAGGAAAACTAGTAAACTTGTGTCTAAGTTGACAGATTTGATTGAggtaaaaaataaggacttggCAAAGATGCAGGATAAAATGTCTGAGACTTCAAACTCCCTTAACAAATTAATGGAGGAGAAAGATAGGCTTCATCAATCTTATAAcgaag AGATTAAAAAGATTCAGTCGAGTGCGCGAGACCATTTTCAGAAGATTTTTAATGACCATGAAAAGCTTAAGTTGCAATTGGAATCTCAAAAGAAGGAGCTTGAGCTGCGGGGACAAGAATTGGAAAAACGTGAGGTCCAAACTGAAAATGAAAGCCGAAAGCTTGCTGAAGAGATTGAGAAA AATGCGGTTAGAAATAGTTCGCTTGAGATGGCAGCTATGGAGCAACTGAAAGCTGACGAAAATGTATTGAAATTGGCTGAAGATCAGAAG AGGCAAAAAGAGGATCTCCACAAGAGAATTATTCAACTGGAAAGACAATTGGATGCGAAACAAGCAATAGAGCTAGAAATCGAGCAACTGAGAGGGTCGTTGAATGTTATGAAGCACATGGGAGATGATGGTGATTTGGAAGTTCTTAAAAAGGTTGATGCAATACACACGATGTTGAGAGAAAAGGAAGGAGATCTTGATGATTTAGAAGCATTGAACCAGACACTAATTGTGAAGGAGCGGAAGAGTAACGACGAGCTGCAGGAAGCTCGCAAAGAATTGGTTAAT GGCTTGAAAGAAATGTCAAGTAACACTGAGATTGGTGTTAAGAGGATGGGTGAACTGGACAATAAACCTTTCCACGAAGCAATGAAGAGGAAGTACAATGAAGCAGATGCTGAAGATAGAGCTATTGAAGTATGCTCAATTTGGGAGGAGTACCTTCGAGATCCTGAATGGCATCCTTTCAAAGTCATCACTATTAATGGAAAATCCCAG GAAGTAATAAATGAGGAGGATGAAAAGCTGAATGGTCTGAGGGATGAATATGGCGTTCAAGTGTACAATGCTGTAACCACGGCTTTGAAAGAGATAAATGAGTACAACCCAAGTGGAAGGTATATAATCTCAGAGCTGTGGAACTACTCTGAAGGGAGAAAAGCCACATTGCAAGAGGGAGTCAATGTGCTAACAAAAATGTATAAACGCAGGAAGCCATTCCTC ATTAGTGTATTTGTATCTGTATCACTACAATTTAGCCCCAAGTGGTGGCGGGGGGTGGCTGCTGAAATGAATTGCTCTATGACGTACTCACAAAAAAGTGTGGGTGAATGGTTTGGTTGTAGTG TAACTCTTTCTTTCGACTCAGCAAGATTGCAATTGGAGCGTAGAGCTAGGTCTAGGGTTCGCCCACAAGGACCAACTTCCTCAACTCATCTCTACTATCCTTCACCCCCATCAG ATTCTTCAAAGGTGCTTCCTTGTCTAGCAATCAGTTTGTCAGCCGAAATGTCAAGAATTAG TGGTGCAGGCACTTCCAATTTGAttcaaatggaaaatgaaatccTTGAAGAGCTCCGAAGAACACGTACTCTGGCTATGAGCCTTGCCAAAGAAGttgatgtaaaaaatcagaGATTGTGGGAACTGGAACGCAAGTATGACGAGACTTCAGCAACTCTAGGCAGGATGATTGCAGAGAAAGATAGGCTGCATCAAGCATTTGCTGATG AAATGAGAAAGATGGAGTTCATTGGGGTACAAAATGAAAAGCTGAAGCTCGAATTGGAATGTCAAATGAGGAATATGCATTTCATGAGGCTACAAAATGAGAAGCTGAAAGATGACTTGGTAAATCAAAGTCAGGAACTTGAGCAACAAGCTAAAGAAATGGAGAAGCAAAGGGCCAAAGTTGATCTTGAGCGAAAAAACTTGCTTGCTGAGAAGGAAAAG CTGAAAGATCAGAATGGCTTTGAAGATGACTATAGCTTGAATATCCAGCTTGACGCTTTGAAGGAAGAATTGGCTGAAAAAGTTGATGACTTGCATGATATGGAAACCCTTAACCAGACACTTATACTTAGAGAGCACATGAGTAATGTTGAGCTCCAGGATGCTCGGAAAGAATTGATCAAT GTTTTACCAAATGTGTTGGATATAGTGACAATCGGAGTCAAAAGGATGGGAGAGGTTGATCAGAAACCTTTCCAAGATGTATGTTTACAGAGGTTCTCTGGTGAGGATTGGGAGGTAAGAGCTGTGGAGCAAAGCTCATTGTGGCAAGAAAAAGTGAAAGATCCAGGTTGGCagccttttaaaaaaatgaccaaagatGGAAAATTGCAG GAAATAATCGATGAGGCGGACAGTAAGTTGAAAGAATTGAGACGTCTATGGGGTGAGGCAGCATACAATTCTGTCGTCAATGCGCTATTGGAATTAAATGAATATAATCCAAGTGGGAGGTATGTAGTGAAAGAACTCTGGAACTTCAAGGAGGGAAGGAGAGCGCGTTTAAAAGAGGTAATTGATTGCATAGTCCAGCAACTGAAGAGTCTCAAGTCTCTTAAACGCAGGAGGTGA